A window of uncultured Litoreibacter sp. contains these coding sequences:
- a CDS encoding glycosyl hydrolase family 28-related protein, producing the protein MNKAITEGLVLTPPAFANGLDMWSRGDGTPGTPTYDGFATAAYVPADQDFGGCLEILKTENTQNLRYMGETPLLPGCYLQIKARVKAISGNLPTVRIAAFAGGAGGAAVPGVTTTGPATPLTGYGDVVEVTAIVGTGSRAGVTLPWGTQALYGHFGLDLTGSNGGVVRIDDIEITDITSAFLRTMMDWVDVADYGAVGDGTTDNAAAFEAADAAANGREVVVPEGVYFLGDSVTFENRVRFRGTVAMPDDKYLALNQNFDFDAYAHAFGDEVLGFKKAFQALLKQSSHESLDLCGRSIGLREPIDMQACVPDVNVFSSRRVIRNGQFDAIADTAWDTDTVTSSARYLLSDKRKLTNVANVANIAVGSLVIGAGVGREVYVTDRNVAAQTLDISEELYDAVGTQNYTFKRFKYLLDFSGFEDLAQFNISDVDFRGDGHASCVMISKQGLIWHFRDCYFNKPLDRGLTSIGRACQGMMVDRCQFISNEQPLLSQDREVIGMNINANDAKIRNNRAIKWGHWAVVHGSGHMFAGNHWFQGDNEPNGTRKAGLVLTRSNSKIIINGNYIDNNFIEWNNEHDAEPDQSNELSFGSLSIVGNIFTCARVGPWFRWIVIKPFGPGHFINGLTVSGNTFKALDGSIDRVDMMDDSIAALDFSRTRNIEWTGNTYHSVDQWTASPAMLQFTENTEIQTWTCDFTDWMPFGGRVRNVTGVVADGPLRNAGNVKQYATPYSEPEKGTGGGQVWLTWPSALKGKVNVVGRMDNPF; encoded by the coding sequence ATGAACAAGGCGATTACCGAGGGGCTGGTGTTGACGCCGCCTGCATTTGCAAATGGTCTGGACATGTGGTCGCGCGGCGACGGCACGCCCGGCACCCCCACATATGACGGGTTTGCCACAGCAGCCTATGTGCCGGCGGACCAGGATTTCGGCGGCTGCCTTGAGATCCTGAAGACCGAGAACACCCAAAATCTGCGCTACATGGGGGAAACCCCGCTGCTGCCGGGCTGCTATTTGCAGATCAAGGCGCGGGTGAAGGCGATCTCGGGCAACCTGCCGACGGTGCGCATTGCGGCCTTCGCCGGTGGGGCGGGCGGCGCGGCGGTGCCCGGTGTGACGACGACCGGCCCTGCCACCCCGCTGACCGGCTATGGCGACGTGGTCGAGGTGACGGCGATTGTCGGCACCGGGTCGCGCGCAGGCGTCACGCTGCCCTGGGGCACGCAGGCACTGTACGGGCATTTCGGCCTTGACCTGACCGGGTCCAACGGCGGCGTGGTGCGCATCGACGACATCGAGATCACCGACATCACATCCGCCTTTCTGCGCACGATGATGGATTGGGTTGATGTGGCCGATTATGGCGCCGTGGGCGACGGCACGACCGACAACGCCGCCGCGTTTGAGGCAGCGGATGCGGCTGCCAACGGGCGCGAGGTGGTGGTGCCGGAGGGCGTGTATTTCCTTGGGGACAGCGTGACATTTGAGAACCGCGTGCGGTTCCGCGGCACGGTGGCGATGCCGGATGACAAATACCTGGCGCTGAACCAGAATTTTGACTTTGACGCCTATGCCCACGCGTTTGGTGACGAGGTGCTGGGGTTTAAGAAGGCATTTCAGGCGCTGCTGAAGCAATCCAGCCACGAAAGTCTGGACCTGTGCGGGCGGTCCATCGGGCTGCGCGAACCGATTGATATGCAGGCCTGCGTGCCGGATGTGAACGTGTTCAGCTCCCGGCGGGTCATTCGCAACGGGCAGTTTGATGCGATTGCTGACACCGCGTGGGACACCGACACGGTGACCAGCTCTGCCCGGTATCTGCTGTCGGACAAGCGCAAGCTGACCAACGTCGCCAATGTGGCCAACATCGCCGTGGGCAGTCTGGTGATTGGTGCCGGTGTGGGCCGCGAGGTGTACGTCACCGACCGCAACGTGGCCGCCCAAACGCTCGATATCAGCGAGGAGCTGTATGACGCGGTAGGCACCCAGAATTACACCTTCAAGCGGTTCAAATATCTGCTGGATTTCAGCGGGTTCGAAGATTTGGCGCAGTTCAACATCTCGGACGTCGATTTCCGCGGGGACGGGCATGCCAGCTGCGTGATGATATCGAAACAGGGGCTGATCTGGCATTTCCGCGACTGCTATTTCAACAAGCCGCTGGACCGGGGGCTGACCTCGATCGGGCGGGCGTGCCAGGGCATGATGGTGGACCGGTGTCAGTTCATCTCGAACGAGCAGCCGCTGCTGTCGCAGGACCGCGAGGTGATCGGCATGAACATCAACGCCAATGACGCCAAGATCCGCAACAACCGCGCCATCAAATGGGGGCATTGGGCCGTGGTGCACGGGTCGGGCCACATGTTTGCCGGCAACCACTGGTTCCAGGGCGACAACGAGCCGAACGGCACCCGCAAGGCGGGGCTGGTGCTGACGCGGAGCAATTCGAAGATTATCATCAACGGCAACTACATCGACAACAACTTCATCGAGTGGAACAACGAGCATGACGCCGAGCCGGACCAATCCAACGAGCTGAGCTTCGGGTCGCTGTCCATCGTGGGCAACATCTTCACCTGCGCCCGCGTCGGGCCTTGGTTCCGCTGGATTGTGATCAAACCGTTCGGGCCGGGGCATTTCATCAACGGGCTGACGGTGTCGGGCAACACGTTCAAGGCGCTGGACGGCTCCATCGATCGGGTGGATATGATGGATGACAGCATTGCGGCGCTCGATTTTTCGCGGACCCGCAACATCGAATGGACCGGCAACACCTACCATTCCGTGGACCAATGGACCGCCAGCCCCGCCATGCTGCAATTCACCGAGAACACCGAGATCCAGACCTGGACCTGCGACTTTACCGATTGGATGCCGTTTGGCGGCCGGGTACGCAACGTCACCGGCGTGGTGGCGGACGGGCCCTTGCGCAACGCGGGCAATGTGAAGCAATACGCCACACCTTATAGCGAGCCAGAGAAGGGCACTGGCGGCGGGCAGGTCTGGCTGACATGGCCGTCCGCGTTGAAGGGCAAGGTCAATGTGGTGGGCCGGATGGACAACCCGTTCTAG
- a CDS encoding DUF4864 domain-containing protein, which yields MKQMFAAITMLCLAALPLRAEDARTGAVIGVIQSQLDAFQQDDFAKAFTFASPSIKRLFGNPANFERMVKNGFPMVWRPSEVQFLDFEDKAGQVSQNVLFRDANGVPVVLQYIMVETETGWQIDGVVPVQAPDVAA from the coding sequence ATGAAACAAATGTTCGCCGCCATCACCATGCTGTGCCTTGCCGCCCTGCCGCTGCGGGCGGAGGACGCCAGAACGGGTGCCGTTATCGGCGTGATCCAGAGCCAGCTGGACGCGTTTCAGCAAGATGATTTTGCGAAGGCGTTCACCTTCGCCTCGCCCAGCATCAAGCGGCTGTTTGGCAACCCGGCCAATTTTGAGCGCATGGTGAAGAACGGCTTCCCCATGGTGTGGCGCCCGTCCGAGGTGCAATTTCTGGATTTCGAGGACAAGGCGGGCCAAGTGTCACAAAACGTGTTGTTCCGCGACGCCAACGGCGTGCCGGTCGTGCTGCAATATATCATGGTTGAGACCGAGACCGGCTGGCAAATTGACGGGGTTGTTCCCGTACAAGCGCCTGACGTTGCGGCCTAA
- a CDS encoding LysR family transcriptional regulator — protein MNEKGWDDLQLFLAVAREGGLSPAARVTGRSPATLGRRMLALERSLGRELFNRHDRGYALTADARALLAELTGVEAQISRATATSDGPDLPLVKISAGSWTTLALMPRIAEIAGDPADTRLRFVMNEAQLDIAHREVVIGIRNSRPTEPGLAGRKLARVDFVPYAAKGAPDRWIKVVADTPSARWLDKSVGTDAICEVTAPRNSLDLALQGVGMALLPTFVGDALPRLQRRGDPVAELSHDRWLATHDDDRHLPHVRRVIDRLCDLLLPRNGLDRAEPGN, from the coding sequence ATGAATGAAAAGGGCTGGGATGATTTGCAGCTGTTCCTTGCGGTGGCTCGGGAAGGCGGGCTGTCACCGGCGGCGCGGGTGACTGGGCGCAGCCCGGCGACGCTGGGGCGGCGCATGCTGGCATTGGAGCGCAGCCTTGGGCGCGAGCTGTTCAACCGCCATGATCGTGGCTACGCACTGACCGCCGACGCACGGGCTTTGCTGGCAGAGTTGACCGGCGTTGAAGCCCAGATATCACGCGCGACCGCCACCAGCGACGGGCCGGACCTGCCGCTGGTCAAGATTTCGGCTGGCAGCTGGACCACCTTGGCCCTGATGCCGCGCATCGCAGAGATTGCGGGGGACCCGGCGGACACCAGATTGCGCTTTGTCATGAATGAGGCGCAGCTGGACATTGCGCACCGCGAGGTTGTGATCGGGATCCGCAACAGCCGCCCGACCGAGCCGGGGCTGGCGGGGCGCAAACTGGCGCGGGTGGATTTTGTGCCCTACGCGGCCAAAGGGGCCCCGGACCGGTGGATCAAGGTGGTGGCGGACACGCCATCCGCCCGCTGGCTGGACAAAAGCGTGGGCACGGACGCGATTTGCGAGGTGACCGCACCGCGCAACAGCCTTGATCTGGCATTGCAGGGCGTGGGTATGGCGCTGTTGCCGACATTCGTTGGCGACGCCCTACCGCGGTTGCAGCGCCGGGGTGATCCGGTGGCGGAGCTGTCACATGACCGCTGGCTTGCCACCCATGACGACGACCGGCATTTGCCGCATGTGCGCCGGGTGATTGACCGCCTGTGCGACCTGCTTTTGCCCCGAAACGGGCTGGACCGTGCCGAGCCGGGAAATTGA
- a CDS encoding lysine--tRNA ligase produces MSDLRDAAMSSKAWPFEEARKLLKRFDKGAPEKGYVLFETGYGPSGLPHIGTFGEVARTTMIRRAFEVISDIPTKLICFSDDLDGMRKVPGNVPSPELLEPHLQRPLTDVPDPFGTHESFGAHNNAKLNSFLDTFGFEYEFISSTEFYRTGKFDEILLRACEKYDAVMEVMLKSLREERRETYSIFLPIHPETGRVLYVPMKHVDAAKGEVTFDDEDGKEWTLPVTGGNVKLQWKPDFGARWAALDVDFEMYGKDHSTNTPIYDRICQILGGKKPEHFTYELFLDADGHKISKTTGNGVSIDEWLTYASAESLSYFMYQKPKTAKRMHFDVIPKAVDEYHQQLRGYADQDAKQRMANPVFHIHGHNVPASNMVVPFSMLLNLASVANAEGKDQLWGFIQRYAPEASAETHPDLDQAAGFAVAYYNDFVKPAKTYRAASELEREALLDLRSQLAAWDGGLDAEALQSVVFACGRERFDPLRDWFKALYEVLLGASQGPRFGGFIALYGVDETIALIDAALAGELVSD; encoded by the coding sequence ATGTCTGACCTGCGCGACGCCGCGATGAGCTCTAAAGCCTGGCCTTTTGAAGAAGCGCGCAAGCTTCTCAAACGGTTCGACAAGGGCGCGCCGGAGAAGGGCTATGTGCTGTTTGAAACGGGATACGGGCCAAGCGGTTTGCCCCATATCGGGACGTTCGGGGAGGTGGCGCGGACGACCATGATCCGGCGCGCGTTTGAGGTGATTTCCGACATCCCGACCAAGCTGATCTGCTTCTCCGACGATCTGGACGGGATGCGCAAAGTGCCGGGCAACGTGCCCTCACCGGAACTGTTGGAGCCGCATCTGCAGCGGCCCCTGACGGATGTCCCGGACCCGTTTGGCACGCATGAAAGCTTTGGCGCGCATAACAACGCCAAGCTGAACAGCTTTCTGGACACGTTCGGGTTTGAGTACGAGTTTATCAGCTCGACCGAGTTTTACCGGACCGGCAAGTTTGACGAGATCCTGCTGCGCGCCTGCGAGAAATACGACGCGGTGATGGAGGTGATGCTGAAATCGCTGCGCGAGGAACGGAGGGAGACGTATTCCATCTTCCTGCCGATCCACCCTGAGACGGGGCGGGTGCTGTATGTGCCGATGAAGCATGTGGACGCGGCCAAGGGCGAGGTGACGTTTGACGACGAGGACGGTAAGGAATGGACCCTGCCTGTCACCGGCGGCAACGTGAAGCTGCAGTGGAAACCCGATTTCGGCGCGCGCTGGGCCGCGCTGGACGTCGATTTCGAGATGTACGGCAAGGACCATTCCACGAATACGCCGATCTACGACCGCATTTGCCAAATTCTGGGCGGCAAAAAGCCGGAGCATTTCACGTATGAGCTGTTTCTGGACGCCGACGGGCACAAGATTTCCAAGACCACCGGCAATGGGGTGTCGATTGACGAGTGGCTGACCTATGCCTCGGCGGAGTCGCTGTCGTATTTCATGTACCAAAAGCCCAAGACCGCGAAGCGGATGCATTTTGACGTGATCCCCAAGGCGGTGGACGAGTACCACCAGCAGCTGCGCGGATACGCGGATCAGGACGCCAAGCAGCGGATGGCGAACCCGGTGTTCCACATTCACGGGCACAATGTGCCAGCGTCGAACATGGTGGTGCCGTTTTCCATGCTGCTGAACCTGGCCTCTGTGGCCAATGCCGAAGGCAAGGACCAGCTTTGGGGCTTCATCCAGCGGTATGCGCCTGAGGCCTCGGCCGAGACGCACCCTGATCTGGATCAGGCGGCGGGCTTTGCGGTGGCCTATTACAACGACTTCGTGAAGCCTGCGAAGACCTACCGCGCGGCGAGTGAGCTGGAGCGCGAGGCGTTGCTGGACTTGCGTAGCCAATTGGCCGCGTGGGATGGCGGGTTGGACGCCGAGGCGCTGCAATCGGTGGTGTTCGCCTGCGGGCGGGAGCGGTTTGACCCGCTGCGCGACTGGTTCAAGGCGCTGTACGAGGTGCTGCTGGGCGCATCACAAGGGCCGCGGTTCGGTGGGTTCATTGCCTTGTATGGCGTGGACGAAACCATTGCGTTGATCGATGCGGCTTTGGCGGGCGAGCTGGTTTCCGACTGA
- a CDS encoding tellurite resistance TerB family protein translates to MSLDASPLSAQDCLVAMMIAVSMSDANVRTSELVAIQQVVNHLPIFADYDVDRINKVAATVFDLFEDEDGLDALFGLVKEALEPELFETAYALACDVAASDAHIGQQELRLLEEIRYALEIDRLHAAAIERGARARYIVR, encoded by the coding sequence ATGTCTCTCGACGCCTCCCCCCTCTCCGCGCAGGATTGCCTCGTCGCCATGATGATCGCGGTCTCCATGTCGGACGCCAATGTGCGCACGTCTGAACTGGTGGCCATCCAGCAGGTGGTCAATCACCTGCCGATCTTTGCCGATTACGACGTCGACCGCATCAACAAGGTCGCCGCCACCGTCTTCGACCTGTTCGAGGATGAAGACGGTCTCGACGCGCTCTTCGGCCTCGTCAAAGAGGCGCTGGAACCCGAGCTTTTTGAGACCGCCTACGCGCTTGCCTGCGACGTCGCCGCCAGCGACGCCCATATCGGCCAGCAAGAGCTGCGCCTGCTCGAAGAAATCCGCTACGCGTTGGAAATAGACCGCCTCCACGCCGCCGCCATCGAACGCGGGGCGCGGGCGCGCTACATCGTCCGCTAG
- a CDS encoding DUF1013 domain-containing protein, translated as MATPIMAKATAVWLVDNTTLTFTQIANFCGLHDLEVQGIADGDVAQGVKGFDPISNNQLTQEEIDKGVADKRYQLKLKHNAAAVGEEKRRGPRYTPLSKRQDRPASILWLVKFHPELTDGQISKLVGTTKPTINAIRERTHWNIQNIQPIDPVALGLCKQSELDAAVQKANAKKAKDGEAMSDDERRKLVSTELSLGAPAEEPALPSSMAGLETFTLGDAPADDEDEDDNLLVDADSLFNLPEGDDQPDVGEQPEVDDEK; from the coding sequence ATGGCTACACCGATTATGGCGAAAGCGACTGCCGTTTGGCTGGTCGACAACACCACACTGACATTTACCCAGATCGCGAATTTCTGCGGGCTGCACGACCTTGAGGTGCAAGGCATCGCGGATGGCGACGTGGCGCAGGGCGTCAAAGGCTTTGACCCGATTTCCAACAACCAGCTGACGCAGGAAGAGATCGACAAAGGCGTGGCCGACAAACGCTACCAGCTGAAGCTGAAGCACAACGCCGCCGCTGTGGGTGAAGAGAAACGCCGTGGCCCGCGTTATACGCCGCTGTCGAAACGTCAGGACCGTCCGGCGTCGATTCTGTGGCTGGTGAAGTTCCACCCAGAACTGACCGATGGTCAGATTTCGAAACTGGTGGGCACCACGAAGCCCACGATCAACGCGATCCGCGAGCGGACGCATTGGAACATCCAGAACATCCAACCGATTGACCCGGTGGCTTTGGGGCTGTGTAAACAGTCCGAGCTGGACGCCGCCGTTCAGAAAGCGAATGCCAAGAAAGCCAAAGACGGCGAAGCGATGAGCGATGACGAGCGGCGCAAGCTGGTCTCGACCGAGCTGTCGCTTGGCGCACCTGCGGAAGAGCCCGCGCTGCCGTCCTCGATGGCCGGTCTTGAGACCTTCACCTTGGGTGACGCGCCTGCGGATGATGAGGACGAGGACGACAACCTGCTGGTGGACGCGGATTCGCTGTTCAACCTTCCTGAGGGCGACGACCAACCGGATGTGGGCGAGCAGCCCGAGGTTGACGACGAGAAGTAA
- a CDS encoding ribonuclease T2, with the protein MRALLIWLFCAGAAFAEGEKAGEFDYYVLALSWSPNWCALEGDARNSDQCDPKHDHGWIMHGLWPQFEEGWPSYCNTRERSPSRSETAAMADVMGTGGLAWHQWKKHGRCSGLSSQDYFALSREAYAKITRPAVFRKLKDPVKLPAHVIEEAFLLENDGLKTGGITITCKNRHIQEARICLTKELDFRSCGHDTIRDCRMDDALFTPIR; encoded by the coding sequence ATGCGGGCACTTTTGATCTGGCTTTTCTGTGCAGGCGCAGCCTTTGCCGAAGGCGAAAAAGCCGGCGAGTTCGACTATTACGTCCTCGCCCTCAGCTGGTCGCCAAACTGGTGCGCCCTGGAAGGTGACGCCCGCAATTCCGACCAATGCGACCCCAAACACGATCACGGCTGGATCATGCATGGCCTGTGGCCGCAATTCGAAGAAGGCTGGCCCTCCTATTGCAACACCCGCGAACGCAGCCCCTCGCGGTCCGAGACCGCAGCCATGGCTGACGTGATGGGCACCGGCGGTTTGGCCTGGCACCAATGGAAGAAACACGGGCGCTGTTCCGGCCTTTCATCGCAGGATTACTTCGCCCTGTCGCGGGAGGCCTACGCAAAAATCACCCGCCCAGCGGTGTTTCGAAAACTCAAAGACCCGGTGAAACTGCCCGCCCATGTGATCGAGGAGGCGTTCCTTTTGGAAAATGACGGCCTTAAGACCGGCGGCATCACCATCACCTGCAAAAACCGCCACATTCAGGAAGCACGGATCTGCCTGACCAAAGAACTCGACTTCCGCAGCTGCGGCCACGACACGATCCGGGACTGCCGCATGGACGACGCTCTGTTCACGCCAATTCGTTAA